A segment of the Candidatus Hydrogenedentota bacterium genome:
GGCGCAATTCACGATGCCGGTGAGGCCGCCGAGCTCCTCCCGTGCGCGCGAGAGGTTGAAGCATACCGCTTCGAAGTCGGTGAGATCGCATTCGGCCTTCCACGACAGCGCGCCGCCATTCACGCCGTCGAGATCCCGGCCGATCCCGGCGACATGGGCGCCGCGTTCCCGCAGACGCCGGATCACCGCCCCGGCAATCGCGCTCCGGGGCGCAAGCACCGCGACGTACTCGATCATGCGTTGACCGCCTGCAGTTGCGTGGCCGCCCGCCAGTCGCCCACGTCTTCCAGGAAGGTGCGGCGGTAATTGAAGATCGATTCCAGCTGGCGGCGCACCATCAGGGCGTGGGCGATTTCGCCGAGGGGTCCGCCCGGGAGCCCGTAGCGCACTTCGTCGCGCACGAGGGTCTCGCCGCCCAGATCCTCGAAGGTGTGGGTGTGATGCCAGAAGGCGTAGGGGCCTTTCAGCTGGACATCCACGAAGCGGTAGGGCGGTTCGTATTCGGAGATACAGGTGGTCCAGCGCATGGGGAGGCCGTTCAGCGAGACCACGTAGTCGATGATCGCGCCCACGTGCATCGGTATCGGGCTGGGGGTCAGAATCTGGAAGCCCAGACCGGGCGGCGTGAGTTTCTCGAGGTTCTCCGGGCGCGCGAAGAACGGAAACACCTGATCCAGCGGGGCTTTGAGGCGCTGTTCGCGCGCGAGCACGTGTATTTTCATGGGCAATCTCCTGTAGGCTGAGAGCGTTTGCGGATTGCGGGCGCGTCCCGCCGCTTCTCCCTTCCTGCTACAGGATACCATGCGAAACGGAATTTGTAAAGTTTATGTCTAACAAAAACCTAGACAAAGATCTCCGACAGACCGCCAATTCCGGGAAAAGGCCAGCGGAGGCCGCCGAACCCGCGTCCATCCTTCTTACCCCGATCGGCGTGTTCCGATGCGCGCAGCAGCGTCCCTACGACGCCGCGCGTCAGGGGGCGCTGGCGCGGGGCAACCCGGGGCGGGTGGTGCTGCACGCGGGCCAGAACTTCCAGCAGGCGCTACGGGACCTGGAGGGCTTCTCGCATGTGTGGCTGATCTTTCAGTTCCACCAGAACAGCGGTTGGAAGCCGCTGGTCATGCCGCCGCGCGGCGACCAAAAGGTGGGGGTGTTTGCGTCGCGTGCGCCCTACCGCCCGAACCCGATCGGGCTGTCGTGCGTGCGGCTTGTCGAGGTGCGCGGGCGTACGGTGCACGTGGCGGATCACGATCTGCTCGACGGGACGCCGATCCTCGACATCAAGCCGTATATCCCGTATGCGGACAGCGTGCCCGAGGCCCGGACCGGATGGCTGGAGGCGCTGGAGGCGGAGGCGGGGTGGACGGTGCGTTTCGGGCCGCGCGCGCTGCAGCGGCTCCGCTGGCTGGAGTCGCATGGCGTGGCGAATCTGGAGTTATTTCTGGCGCGGCAGCTGCTTGATGCGCCGCTGGACGGGAGGCGCAAGCGGGTGAAGCCGCTGGGCGGCGACGCGTGGGAAATCGCGTACCGCACGTGGCGCGCGCGTTTCACGGTCTACGAGGCGGACGCCAGCGTCTGGGTGGAATCGGTGTACTCCGGTTATACCATCGGGGAGTTGTGCGGCGAAAACGACCCGCATGGCGACAAGGCGGCGCACCGGGCATTCCGCGCGGAGTTTCCGGCGGACGACGGCTGAGGCGGGCAGGGGCCGGAGAATTGAACAGGAGGTAAACAGATGAACGGCAAAAAACTTGAACCGATTTTCGGAAAACTGTTCCGGTACGCGCTGCTGATCCCGTTTCTTGCGCTTGCGGCGATGCCGGCGCCCGCCGGGGATGCCGGGTGGACCTCGCCGGTGCGGTTGGGCGGTTCGGGCGGGCTATATTTGCTGGCGGAGCCGGGCGAACTCTGGGTCGACATCGAGATGGCGGACCGAAACGTGTCCAACCGCGCGATTCATCTGCGTGCGGTGCTGTTCGGTCCTGATCGGGCGGTGATCGCGGACGAGTACATTCCCGAGGACGGCCTGGGACAGGGGATCGGGATCGGGCCGGTGCGCCGCGTGAGGCTGTCGGCGGAGGTCCCCCGGCGCGGGGTGTATGGCGTGATGATCGCGGCGACCCACGACCGGTATGGTACAGGTTTCTTGTGGGGGTTCAACACGAACTGCGAGAACTATCTCGTGGAGACCTCGCGGGGACACAAGGACGCGCGCCACGAGGAGCCGCTGGTGTTTTACGGACCCGAGGCGGAAGGGGATATTGGCTTCATGCCGCGCGCGGGCGCGTTTGACGTGGAGATCGGCGGGTTGAAGAAAGGCGACGCGCCGGTGCGCTTGTTTGATGCGCGTGATCGTCTGGTGGCGGAGGCGACGCCGGACACCGAGGGCAATATTGTGCTCCGCGTGGGGCCGGAGCACCCGCGCGACGCCGTGCCGTGGCGGTTGCGCCTGCCCGGCTACGCCGGGACCGTCCAGATCGACGGGGTGACGCGGTGGGCGCCCGAGGATGGCGGGTATGAGCACCTGTCGCTCTGGACGCCGGACCCCGGGTCGTGGTTCGACTTTCACGAAAACCGGTGGCTGCTCACGCC
Coding sequences within it:
- the tsaA gene encoding tRNA (N6-threonylcarbamoyladenosine(37)-N6)-methyltransferase TrmO, whose translation is MSNKNLDKDLRQTANSGKRPAEAAEPASILLTPIGVFRCAQQRPYDAARQGALARGNPGRVVLHAGQNFQQALRDLEGFSHVWLIFQFHQNSGWKPLVMPPRGDQKVGVFASRAPYRPNPIGLSCVRLVEVRGRTVHVADHDLLDGTPILDIKPYIPYADSVPEARTGWLEALEAEAGWTVRFGPRALQRLRWLESHGVANLELFLARQLLDAPLDGRRKRVKPLGGDAWEIAYRTWRARFTVYEADASVWVESVYSGYTIGELCGENDPHGDKAAHRAFRAEFPADDG
- a CDS encoding SRPBCC family protein: MKIHVLAREQRLKAPLDQVFPFFARPENLEKLTPPGLGFQILTPSPIPMHVGAIIDYVVSLNGLPMRWTTCISEYEPPYRFVDVQLKGPYAFWHHTHTFEDLGGETLVRDEVRYGLPGGPLGEIAHALMVRRQLESIFNYRRTFLEDVGDWRAATQLQAVNA